A region of the Zhihengliuella halotolerans genome:
GTCTCCGACCTCGTCCCGGATGAGCTTCCACCAGGACCCGTGAACAGCCGAGAGCGCCTCGACGGCGCCAGGGTGCTGGGCCGCAGCCAGCCGCATGACGACCACGAGGAACGTGTCGAGTTCCGTCCCGGTCTCCACGGACGTGCGCACAAAGTAGCGCGAGGGCCCCTCGGCAAACGACTTCATCCTGGCGAGGTCCGCCTCGGCCGCCTCCGCCAGGCGCTCTATCACGCCATCCGCCAAAGCGTCCTTGCTCTTGAAGTGGTAGAGCAGCCCGCCCTTGGAGACTCCGGCGCGGGCCGCCGTGGCGTCCATTGTCGCGGCGCGTTCGCCGTCGCCGGCGACGATTTCGCAGTAGGCGGCGAGGATCTTCTCTCGGGCGGCGGGGGGTCTGGGCATGGATGACACTCTAGCGAGAGTTGCCGGTGCCCCGCCTCCCGGTGACCTCACGCACACCCCCTTGCATTAAACCGTCCAGACGGTACAGTTAAGTGTGTGGCGGAGTTCCCCGCCCTCCAAACTCCTACCAAGGACGTGTCATGTCTGTGCAGACCGCCGCCACCCACACCGAGCTCTCCGGCACGCGCCGCTGGCTCGCTCTGGCGGTACTCATGTTCCCGGTGCTGCTGATCTCGATCGACAACACCGTGCTGAGCTTCGCCGTGCCCGCACTCTCGCGAGCGCTCGCTCCGGACTCGGACGAACTGCTCTGGATCATCGACATCTATCCGCTGGTTCTGGCCGGCCTGCTCGTGCCGATGGGCAGCCTGGGTGACCGGATCGGGCGCAAGCGCCTGCTGCTGATCGGCTCCATCGGCTTCGCCGCGGTCTCCGCCCTCGCCGCCTTCGCACCCAACGCCCAGCTGCTGATTGCCGCCCGCGCCCTGCTGGGCCTGTTCGGCTCGATGCTCATGCCGGCGACCCTGTCGCTGATCCGGAACATCTTCACCGACGTGCATGAGCGCCGGCGCGCGATCGCGATCTGGGCCTCCGGCTTCTCCGGCGGCGCGGTGCTCGGCCCGGTCCTCGGCGGCTGGCTGCTCGAGCACTTCTGGTGGGGCTCCATCTTCCTGCTCGCCGTTCCCATGCTCCTGCCGATCCTCATCGCGGGCCCGGCGCTCGTGCCCGAGTCGAAGGACCCGAACCCGGGCCCGATCGATCCACTGAGCATCGTCCTGGTCGTCGCCGCCCTGACGCCGCTCGTCTTCGGCATCAAGGTGCTCGCGAAGGGCGACGGGCTGGTGGTTCCCGCGGTCGCCATCGCCCTCGGCATCGCCTCCGGCGTCGTCTTCGTGCGCCGCCAGCTGGCCCGCGCCGCGCGGCCGGGCACCGAGCCGATGCTCGACGTGCGCCTGTTCAAGAACCCGATGTTCTCCGGCGCGCTGACCGTCAACCTGCTCAGCGTGTTCGCGCTGGTCGGCTTCATCTACTTCCTCACCCAGCACGTCCAGCTCGTCGCCGGCTATTCGCCTCTGGAGGCCGGCCTCATGATGATCCCGGGCCTGAGCCTGGCGATCGCGTCCGGCCTGCTGGCCGCGAACCTCGCCAAGCGGTTCCGCGTCTCCACCCTGATGGTGGTCGGCCTGCTGCTCAACGCGGCTGCCTACACGATGGTCTTCTTCGTCGGCGAGTCGGGCTCGGTGCTGCTGCTCATGGCGTCCTTCTGCGTGCTCAGCGCAGGCGTCGGTCTGGCGGAGACGCTCTCGAACGACCTGGCGCTCTCGGCGGTCCCACCGGAGAAGGCCGGAGCGGCCTCGGCCATCTCCGAGACGGCCTACGAGACCGGCGCTGTCCTCGGCACGGCCGTCCTCGGCAGCCTGCTCAACGCCGCCTATACGCGCGGGCTCATCCTGCCAGGCGGGATGAGCGCGGGCCAGGAGGCGGATGCGTCGAAGACCCTCGGCGGCGCCCACGAGGTTGCCGAGTCGCTGCCGGCCTCCCAGGCCGCGGAGCTGCTCGAGAATGCGGCGTCCGCCTTCGATTCCGGCGTGATGCTCACGGCCGGGATCGGTGCGGCGCTGGCACTGGCCGCCGCCGTCGTGATCCACCGCGCGCTGCGGATGTCCCCGCAGCGCGGCTGACGCGGGGGTGCCGCGTGGGGCACACTGGTCGCATGAGCGACTACGCCGTGTTCCTGCGCGGGATCAACGTCTCCGGCCGCCGCCTGGCGATGGCCGACCTCGCCGAGTGCGTGGCCGGGGCCGGCTTCGCGAACGTCCGCACGGTGCTGGCCACCGGCAACGTCCTGCTCACCGCGGACGCCCCGCGCGAGCAGGTCGCCTCCCGGTTCGCCGCGGCCGTGTCCGACCGCTTCGGATTTGACGCCCGCGTCTTCGTCAAG
Encoded here:
- a CDS encoding MFS transporter is translated as MSVQTAATHTELSGTRRWLALAVLMFPVLLISIDNTVLSFAVPALSRALAPDSDELLWIIDIYPLVLAGLLVPMGSLGDRIGRKRLLLIGSIGFAAVSALAAFAPNAQLLIAARALLGLFGSMLMPATLSLIRNIFTDVHERRRAIAIWASGFSGGAVLGPVLGGWLLEHFWWGSIFLLAVPMLLPILIAGPALVPESKDPNPGPIDPLSIVLVVAALTPLVFGIKVLAKGDGLVVPAVAIALGIASGVVFVRRQLARAARPGTEPMLDVRLFKNPMFSGALTVNLLSVFALVGFIYFLTQHVQLVAGYSPLEAGLMMIPGLSLAIASGLLAANLAKRFRVSTLMVVGLLLNAAAYTMVFFVGESGSVLLLMASFCVLSAGVGLAETLSNDLALSAVPPEKAGAASAISETAYETGAVLGTAVLGSLLNAAYTRGLILPGGMSAGQEADASKTLGGAHEVAESLPASQAAELLENAASAFDSGVMLTAGIGAALALAAAVVIHRALRMSPQRG
- a CDS encoding TetR/AcrR family transcriptional regulator, whose protein sequence is MPRPPAAREKILAAYCEIVAGDGERAATMDATAARAGVSKGGLLYHFKSKDALADGVIERLAEAAEADLARMKSFAEGPSRYFVRTSVETGTELDTFLVVVMRLAAAQHPGAVEALSAVHGSWWKLIRDEVGDDSAADAIMLLGDGIYHHASLPGASAPGSTASYFRSRLESVLEQVDRLKPGA